The following proteins are encoded in a genomic region of Coffea eugenioides isolate CCC68of chromosome 6, Ceug_1.0, whole genome shotgun sequence:
- the LOC113775536 gene encoding 11-beta-hydroxysteroid dehydrogenase-like 6 produces the protein MVQDVNFWESVCPIYFAMPYLKRMKGSIFVSASAGSHLNPPGVSIYAASKAALLSIYETMRAELAPEISITTATLGVIEPEMSKGKYLDREGITQVNSDSASVRYLDLIKMSNFFY, from the exons ATGGTACAGGATGTGAACTTTTGGGAATCAGTCTGTCCGATTTACTTTGCAATGCCTTACCTGAAAAGAATGAAGGGGTCGATTTTTGTGAGTGCATCAGCTGGTTCACATTTGAATCCACCAGGAGTTAGCATCTATGCT GCAAGCAAAGCAGCATTGCTCAGCATCTACGAGACAATGAGAGCTGAACTGGCTCCAGAAATCTCCATAACTACTGCAACTCTTGGTGTTATAGAGCCAGAGATGTCCAAAGGGAAGTACCTCGACAGAGAAGGAATCACTCAAGTAAACTCAGATTCGGCAAGTGTAAGATACCTGGACCTAATAAAGATGTCAAATTTCTTTTATTAA